In Rhodospirillales bacterium, the DNA window CCAACGGCGCGGGCAAGACCACCGCCTTCAACGTCATCACCGGGTTCCTGAAGCCGACCTCGGGCCGGGTGCTCTATCGCGGCCACGACCTGACCCGGCTTTCGCCCGACCGCATCGCCCGATTGGGCGTGGTGCGCACCTTCCAGCGCACCAGCATCTTCGGCGGCTGCACCGTGTTCGAGAACGTGCTGACCGGGCTGCACCTGCGCGGCACCACCGAAACCTGGGGCGCCCTGTTCGGGCTCGGGCGCGTGGCGGCGGAAGAACGCGCGCTGGCCGAACGAGCGCGCGAGATCATCGCCTTCGTCGGGCTCGCCGCCCGCGCGAATGAGTTCGCCGCCAACCTCGCCTACGGCGAACAGCGCAAGCTCGGCATCGCCATCGCGCTCGCCGCCGATCCCAAGCTTCTGCTGCTCGACGAGCCGGCCGCCGGCCTCAATCCGTCGGAGACCGAGGAGTTCATGCACACCATCCAGCGCGTCCGCGACCGGGGCGTGACCATCCTGCTGGTGGAGCACGACATGCGCCTGGTCATGGCGATATCCGACACGGTGGTGGTGCTGAATAACGGCGTCATCATCGCCGAGGGTCCGCCCGAGGCGGTGCAGAACGACCCCGAAGTGATCCGCGCCTATCTCGGCCAGGGAGCCAAGCGTGCTGCGGGTTGAGAACATCACCGTCTGCTACGGCAACGTCGCGGCGATCCGCGAGGCCTCGCTCATGGTCGAGGCGGGCGAGCTGGTCACCCTGATCGGCGCCAACGGCGCGGGCAAGAGCACGCTCCTCAAGGCGATCTCCGGACTGCTGCCGCTCGCCGCGGGTCAGATTTATTTCGAGGGTCGCGCCATCGGCAACACCACGG includes these proteins:
- a CDS encoding ABC transporter ATP-binding protein, with the translated sequence NGAGKTTAFNVITGFLKPTSGRVLYRGHDLTRLSPDRIARLGVVRTFQRTSIFGGCTVFENVLTGLHLRGTTETWGALFGLGRVAAEERALAERAREIIAFVGLAARANEFAANLAYGEQRKLGIAIALAADPKLLLLDEPAAGLNPSETEEFMHTIQRVRDRGVTILLVEHDMRLVMAISDTVVVLNNGVIIAEGPPEAVQNDPEVIRAYLGQGAKRAAG